A genomic window from Scophthalmus maximus strain ysfricsl-2021 chromosome 17, ASM2237912v1, whole genome shotgun sequence includes:
- the kank2 gene encoding KN motif and ankyrin repeat domain-containing protein 2 isoform X1, whose protein sequence is MAQVLHMDPGFPGKLNPPAPASLHGKEQEAPYSVETPYGYRLDLDFLKYVNDIEKGNTIKRVPIQRRPRYGSLPRGYGYAGSWWTSTESLCSNTSMDSRHSSFSYCAPGFHTSQRPSFSTARVEKTLLDARRKLEEEKEGRRFSNLGSMHSSVAGSNTSISSAHSYNRAHGGGGSFTPMSSGLSTPVTPTPAHLQHVREQMASALRKIRELEEQVKTIPVLQVKISVLQEEKRQLSVQLKSQKFLGHTLGFNRGRSRGELYIDIPEEELSSGAKGSNKPAGPLSPTTPEGSKQDSGCEIEDTVIVGGTRPDAKREVRTIGVGPENSRGSRQVGVGVREEDLGLLPETEALKNQVGQLEGKLKWTTQELEAAQQQQQQQAAAVQKTPQAEHPVMATSVGWQGPQGCSLHTLVSFTQQPQQREQRTVGIQVYTLEQPTVVEVGTLLRAETCSSPALQPAGGVSEGYHTGQAEGLDSDVPVELPIAVSSKQVRDVLKSELSTSVPVANPAIAVGTSINQIGLMHSQGGETHLHTNTVAVQSQEGPKTASSPQSLRSIMKRKAEGEPGSPSTKKNLQFIGVNGGYESTSSDDSSSESSDEASDSSEYHEAREKLPESSALHQQAALARVSLPQESNSVPQQAAANLPAVVTGTQHTPSQSATVDASLPDKVPQSPATDSVVQKCASHEPPANSSAPGEEKHTVTLEITSAPSSAGSSSEQSSTKSLVSCSPSPCVTNTAEQQHVVQAETTALSGQSQSKPAAESSTSDTATASGKQVRLELSDALMSALSALQKALGEPNAFSQQGARAAYTTVLQEWLRVSCHKAADTAAVKAHMDAFTSTSPQLLQFVINMADGNGNTALHYTVSHSNFPVVKLLLETGLCNADKQNKAGYTAIMLTALAAFHSDSDLQTVLQLLRTGDVNAKASQAGQTALMLAVSHGRGDMVRALLSCGAQVNIRDDDGSTALMCACEHGHVDIVRQLLSVPGCDATLTDNDGSTALSIALEASQNDIAVLLYAHLNFAKPPSPVSPKSPLLGSSPPSGETK, encoded by the exons ATGGCTCAGGTGCTGCATATGGACCCCGGCTTCCCAG GGAAACTCAACCCACCTGCTCCCGCTTCCCTGCACGGCAAAGAACAGGAGGCGCCCTACTCAGTGGAGACCCCCTATGGCTACCGGCTGGACCTAGACTTCCTCAAATATGTTAACGACATAGAGAAGGGAAATACTATAAAGCGGGTGCCTATCCAGCGTCGGCCACGCTATGGCTCCCTGCCCCGTGGCTATGGCTATGCCGGCTCCTGGTGGACGTCCACGGAGTCCCTGTGTTCCAACACCAGCATGGACAGCCGGCACTCCTCCTTCTCCTACTGTGCTCCGGGCTTCCACACGTCTCAGAGGCCCAGCTTCAGCACGGCCCGGGTGGAGAAGACCCTGTTGGATGCACGCAGGaagctggaagaggagaaagaggggcGTCGATTCTCCAACCTGGGCAGCATGCACAGCAGCGTGGCAGGCTCCAACACCTCCATCAGCAGTGCACACAGCTACAACCGGGCCCATGGTGGAGGTGGATCCTTTACCCCAATGAGTTCTGGCCTCTCCACCCCGGTGACCCCAACCCCAGCCCACTTGCAGCATGTCAGGGAGCAGATGGCGTCAGCCCTGAGGAAGATTAGGGAGCTTGAGGAGCAGGTGAAGACCATACCTGTGCTCCAGGTGAAAATCTctgtgctgcaggaggagaaacgGCAGCTCAGCGTCCAGCTGAAGAGCCAAAAGTTCCTGGGCCACACTCTTGGTTTCAACCGCGGCCGCTCCCGAGGGGAGCTTTATATCGACATCCCCGAAGAAGAACTGAGCAGTGGAGCTAAAGGCAGCAACAAGCCAGCAGGGCCACTGTCCCCCACCACGCCCGAGGGCTCCAAACAAGACTCGGGGTGTGAGATTGAGGACACGGTAATTGTGGGTGGAACCCGACCGGATGCGAAGCGGGAGGTGCGCACCATCGGAGTGGGACCGGAGAACTCGAGGGGCAGTCGTCAGGTGGGAGTCGGGGTTCGGGAGGAGGACCTGGGGCTGCTGCCGGAGACGGAGGCGCTCAAGAATCAAGTGGGTCAACTTGAGGGCAAGCTAAAGTGGACAAcgcaggagctggaggctgcgcagcagcagcagcagcagcaggcagcagcagtccAGAAAACTCCTCAGGCAGAGCATCCGGTCATGGCCACCAGCGTGGGCTGGCAGGGGCCGCAAGGCTGCAGCCTGCACACTCTGGTCAGCTTCACGCAGCAGCCCCAacagagggaacagagaacTGTGGGAATCCAGGTGTACACACTGGAGCAGCCGACTGTTGTGGAGGTGGGGACTCTGCTCCGGGCAGAGACCTGCAGCTCCCCCGCCCTTCAACCCGCCGGTGGAGTTTCGGAGGGCTACCACACAGGACAAGCTGAAGGTCTGGATTCAG ACGTTCCGGTTGAGTTGCCGATCGCCGTCAGCTCCAAGCAGGTGCGCGATGTCCTGAAGAGCGAGTTGTCCACCTCGGTACCTGTGGCTAATCCGGCCATCGCGGTTGGCACGTCCATTAATCAGATCGGCTTGATGCATTCTCAAGGAGGAGAGACgcacctgcacacaaacacagtggccGTCCAGTCACAAGAAGGCCCCAAGACGG CCTCGTCCCCTCAGTCCCTGAGGTCCATTATGAAGCGGAAGGCAGAAGGGGAACCAGGTTCTCCCTCCACGAAGAAAAACCTACAATTCATTGGCGTCAATGGAGG TTACGAATCCACGTCGTCGGACGACAGCAGCAGCGAGAGCTCCGACGAGGCGAGTGACTCTAGTGAATATCACGAAGCCAGAGAAAAACTACCCGAATCTTCGGCCCTGCACCAGCAAGCGGCCCTCGCCAGGGTCTCACTGCCCCAAGAAAGCAACAGCGTACCTCAGCAGGCCGCCGCCAATCTGCCAGCCGTCGTGACAGGAACGCAGCACACTCCCAGCCAGTCTGCGACCGTGGACGCGAGTCTGCCGGACAAAGTCCCCCAGTCACCAGCAACGGATTCTGTTGTGCAAAAATGTGCCTCGCATGAGCCGCCAGCAAACTCCTCTGCCCCTGGAGAGGAAaagcacacagtcacactggaGATCACCTCCGCACCATCAAGCGCCGGATCCTCGTCTGAGCAAAGCTCCACAAAGTCGCTGGTGTCCTGCTCGCCGTCGCCGTGTGTCACTAACACCGCTGAGCAGCAACACGTCGTCCAGGCGGAAACAACCGCCCTCTCCGGCCAGTCGCAGTCGAAGCCAGCGGCTGAGAGCAGCACGAGCGACACTGCCACCGCGTCAGGCAAACAAGTCAG ACTGGAGCTGAGCGACGCCCTGATGTCGGCGCTGAGCGCCCTGCAGAAAGCCCTCGGGGAGCCCAACGCCTTCAGTCAACAGGGAGCA AGGGCGGCCTACACCACCGTGCTGCAGGAGTGGCTGCGCGTGTCCTGTCACAAAGCTGCGGACACGGCCGCGGTCAAGGCCCACATGGACGCCTTCACCTCGACCTCccctcagctgctgcagttcGTGATCAACATGGCGGACGGCAACGGCAACACGGCGCTCCACTACACCGTCTCCCACTCCAACTTCCCCGTGGTGAAGCTGTTGCTGGAAACcg GCCTGTGTAATGCTGACAAGCAGAACAAGGCGGGCTACACCGCCATCATGCTGACGGCTCTGGCCGCCTTCCACTCTGACAGTGACCTCCAAAccgtcctgcagctgctgcgcaCGGGGGACGTCAACGCCAAGGCcagccag GCCGGACAGACCGCACTGATGCTAGCGGTCAGCCACGGCCGAGGGGACATGGTGCGGGCACTGCTGTCCTGCGGGGCACAGGTCAACATCCGCGACGACGACGGCTCCACGGCGCTCATGTGTGCGTGCGAACACGGCCATGTGGACATTGTGCGTCAGCTGCTGTCTGTGCCGGGCTGTGATGCCACTCTCACCGATAAC GACGGCAGCACCGCGCTGTCCATTGCCCTGGAGGCCAGCCAGAATGACATCGCTGTGCTTCTGTACGCTCACCTCAACTTTGCAAAGCCTCCTTCCCCT GTTTCACCTAAGTCTCCTCTCTTGGGTTCCTCGCCGCCTTCCGGTGAAACAAAATAA
- the kank2 gene encoding KN motif and ankyrin repeat domain-containing protein 2 isoform X2 — translation MAQVLHMDPGFPGKLNPPAPASLHGKEQEAPYSVETPYGYRLDLDFLKYVNDIEKGNTIKRVPIQRRPRYGSLPRGYGYAGSWWTSTESLCSNTSMDSRHSSFSYCAPGFHTSQRPSFSTARVEKTLLDARRKLEEEKEGRRFSNLGSMHSSVAGSNTSISSAHSYNRAHGGGGSFTPMSSGLSTPVTPTPAHLQHVREQMASALRKIRELEEQVKTIPVLQVKISVLQEEKRQLSVQLKSQKFLGHTLGFNRGRSRGELYIDIPEEELSSGAKGSNKPAGPLSPTTPEGSKQDSGCEIEDTVIVGGTRPDAKREVRTIGVGPENSRGSRQVGVGVREEDLGLLPETEALKNQVGQLEGKLKWTTQELEAAQQQQQQQAAAVQKTPQAEHPVMATSVGWQGPQGCSLHTLVSFTQQPQQREQRTVGIQVYTLEQPTVVEVGTLLRAETCSSPALQPAGGVSEGYHTGQAEDVPVELPIAVSSKQVRDVLKSELSTSVPVANPAIAVGTSINQIGLMHSQGGETHLHTNTVAVQSQEGPKTASSPQSLRSIMKRKAEGEPGSPSTKKNLQFIGVNGGYESTSSDDSSSESSDEASDSSEYHEAREKLPESSALHQQAALARVSLPQESNSVPQQAAANLPAVVTGTQHTPSQSATVDASLPDKVPQSPATDSVVQKCASHEPPANSSAPGEEKHTVTLEITSAPSSAGSSSEQSSTKSLVSCSPSPCVTNTAEQQHVVQAETTALSGQSQSKPAAESSTSDTATASGKQVRLELSDALMSALSALQKALGEPNAFSQQGARAAYTTVLQEWLRVSCHKAADTAAVKAHMDAFTSTSPQLLQFVINMADGNGNTALHYTVSHSNFPVVKLLLETGLCNADKQNKAGYTAIMLTALAAFHSDSDLQTVLQLLRTGDVNAKASQAGQTALMLAVSHGRGDMVRALLSCGAQVNIRDDDGSTALMCACEHGHVDIVRQLLSVPGCDATLTDNDGSTALSIALEASQNDIAVLLYAHLNFAKPPSPVSPKSPLLGSSPPSGETK, via the exons ATGGCTCAGGTGCTGCATATGGACCCCGGCTTCCCAG GGAAACTCAACCCACCTGCTCCCGCTTCCCTGCACGGCAAAGAACAGGAGGCGCCCTACTCAGTGGAGACCCCCTATGGCTACCGGCTGGACCTAGACTTCCTCAAATATGTTAACGACATAGAGAAGGGAAATACTATAAAGCGGGTGCCTATCCAGCGTCGGCCACGCTATGGCTCCCTGCCCCGTGGCTATGGCTATGCCGGCTCCTGGTGGACGTCCACGGAGTCCCTGTGTTCCAACACCAGCATGGACAGCCGGCACTCCTCCTTCTCCTACTGTGCTCCGGGCTTCCACACGTCTCAGAGGCCCAGCTTCAGCACGGCCCGGGTGGAGAAGACCCTGTTGGATGCACGCAGGaagctggaagaggagaaagaggggcGTCGATTCTCCAACCTGGGCAGCATGCACAGCAGCGTGGCAGGCTCCAACACCTCCATCAGCAGTGCACACAGCTACAACCGGGCCCATGGTGGAGGTGGATCCTTTACCCCAATGAGTTCTGGCCTCTCCACCCCGGTGACCCCAACCCCAGCCCACTTGCAGCATGTCAGGGAGCAGATGGCGTCAGCCCTGAGGAAGATTAGGGAGCTTGAGGAGCAGGTGAAGACCATACCTGTGCTCCAGGTGAAAATCTctgtgctgcaggaggagaaacgGCAGCTCAGCGTCCAGCTGAAGAGCCAAAAGTTCCTGGGCCACACTCTTGGTTTCAACCGCGGCCGCTCCCGAGGGGAGCTTTATATCGACATCCCCGAAGAAGAACTGAGCAGTGGAGCTAAAGGCAGCAACAAGCCAGCAGGGCCACTGTCCCCCACCACGCCCGAGGGCTCCAAACAAGACTCGGGGTGTGAGATTGAGGACACGGTAATTGTGGGTGGAACCCGACCGGATGCGAAGCGGGAGGTGCGCACCATCGGAGTGGGACCGGAGAACTCGAGGGGCAGTCGTCAGGTGGGAGTCGGGGTTCGGGAGGAGGACCTGGGGCTGCTGCCGGAGACGGAGGCGCTCAAGAATCAAGTGGGTCAACTTGAGGGCAAGCTAAAGTGGACAAcgcaggagctggaggctgcgcagcagcagcagcagcagcaggcagcagcagtccAGAAAACTCCTCAGGCAGAGCATCCGGTCATGGCCACCAGCGTGGGCTGGCAGGGGCCGCAAGGCTGCAGCCTGCACACTCTGGTCAGCTTCACGCAGCAGCCCCAacagagggaacagagaacTGTGGGAATCCAGGTGTACACACTGGAGCAGCCGACTGTTGTGGAGGTGGGGACTCTGCTCCGGGCAGAGACCTGCAGCTCCCCCGCCCTTCAACCCGCCGGTGGAGTTTCGGAGGGCTACCACACAGGACAAGCTGAAG ACGTTCCGGTTGAGTTGCCGATCGCCGTCAGCTCCAAGCAGGTGCGCGATGTCCTGAAGAGCGAGTTGTCCACCTCGGTACCTGTGGCTAATCCGGCCATCGCGGTTGGCACGTCCATTAATCAGATCGGCTTGATGCATTCTCAAGGAGGAGAGACgcacctgcacacaaacacagtggccGTCCAGTCACAAGAAGGCCCCAAGACGG CCTCGTCCCCTCAGTCCCTGAGGTCCATTATGAAGCGGAAGGCAGAAGGGGAACCAGGTTCTCCCTCCACGAAGAAAAACCTACAATTCATTGGCGTCAATGGAGG TTACGAATCCACGTCGTCGGACGACAGCAGCAGCGAGAGCTCCGACGAGGCGAGTGACTCTAGTGAATATCACGAAGCCAGAGAAAAACTACCCGAATCTTCGGCCCTGCACCAGCAAGCGGCCCTCGCCAGGGTCTCACTGCCCCAAGAAAGCAACAGCGTACCTCAGCAGGCCGCCGCCAATCTGCCAGCCGTCGTGACAGGAACGCAGCACACTCCCAGCCAGTCTGCGACCGTGGACGCGAGTCTGCCGGACAAAGTCCCCCAGTCACCAGCAACGGATTCTGTTGTGCAAAAATGTGCCTCGCATGAGCCGCCAGCAAACTCCTCTGCCCCTGGAGAGGAAaagcacacagtcacactggaGATCACCTCCGCACCATCAAGCGCCGGATCCTCGTCTGAGCAAAGCTCCACAAAGTCGCTGGTGTCCTGCTCGCCGTCGCCGTGTGTCACTAACACCGCTGAGCAGCAACACGTCGTCCAGGCGGAAACAACCGCCCTCTCCGGCCAGTCGCAGTCGAAGCCAGCGGCTGAGAGCAGCACGAGCGACACTGCCACCGCGTCAGGCAAACAAGTCAG ACTGGAGCTGAGCGACGCCCTGATGTCGGCGCTGAGCGCCCTGCAGAAAGCCCTCGGGGAGCCCAACGCCTTCAGTCAACAGGGAGCA AGGGCGGCCTACACCACCGTGCTGCAGGAGTGGCTGCGCGTGTCCTGTCACAAAGCTGCGGACACGGCCGCGGTCAAGGCCCACATGGACGCCTTCACCTCGACCTCccctcagctgctgcagttcGTGATCAACATGGCGGACGGCAACGGCAACACGGCGCTCCACTACACCGTCTCCCACTCCAACTTCCCCGTGGTGAAGCTGTTGCTGGAAACcg GCCTGTGTAATGCTGACAAGCAGAACAAGGCGGGCTACACCGCCATCATGCTGACGGCTCTGGCCGCCTTCCACTCTGACAGTGACCTCCAAAccgtcctgcagctgctgcgcaCGGGGGACGTCAACGCCAAGGCcagccag GCCGGACAGACCGCACTGATGCTAGCGGTCAGCCACGGCCGAGGGGACATGGTGCGGGCACTGCTGTCCTGCGGGGCACAGGTCAACATCCGCGACGACGACGGCTCCACGGCGCTCATGTGTGCGTGCGAACACGGCCATGTGGACATTGTGCGTCAGCTGCTGTCTGTGCCGGGCTGTGATGCCACTCTCACCGATAAC GACGGCAGCACCGCGCTGTCCATTGCCCTGGAGGCCAGCCAGAATGACATCGCTGTGCTTCTGTACGCTCACCTCAACTTTGCAAAGCCTCCTTCCCCT GTTTCACCTAAGTCTCCTCTCTTGGGTTCCTCGCCGCCTTCCGGTGAAACAAAATAA